A window from Corynebacterium singulare encodes these proteins:
- a CDS encoding MFS transporter, whose amino-acid sequence MKHPFRWLLGGQAISALGSQVTFMALPLIAVTLLDSNPLHMGILGALDNLPYLLFGLFVGSLVDRRRRRPLMIASDLLRALAVLTIPVAFLVGGITFTHLCLVAFAVGLGNLVFDVACQAQMPDIVGEDGDLVQANGALQTTSGIASLTAPGLVGVFIATVGAPLAMLIDAFSYLISAASLRMIGPDSSTATADATVWEDVKTGVGSVVRDNRLLGLTGAGAAVSLGMNAAFSVLMVFLARELHVSTIGIGLVFLAIALLGATGALTAHHLAKAVGAGRVLLWGPVVAAVGLVCMAPAGHVTTPLLLIYLGAGLCGWGIMTSQALAAGLRQAFAPEEIRGRVLGTMRFVEWGIMPVGALLGGFAGQLLGVAPAVAFSGALVATGSVWVLTTGLARLHSVPIP is encoded by the coding sequence ATGAAGCACCCGTTTCGCTGGCTGCTTGGCGGCCAAGCCATATCCGCACTCGGTTCCCAGGTTACGTTCATGGCGCTGCCGCTCATTGCAGTCACGCTTCTTGATTCTAACCCGCTCCACATGGGCATTCTCGGGGCCCTGGACAACCTGCCCTACCTGCTCTTCGGCCTGTTCGTCGGCTCGCTCGTGGACCGCCGCCGGCGCCGCCCGCTCATGATCGCCTCCGACCTCCTTCGTGCGCTGGCCGTCCTCACGATTCCGGTGGCATTCCTTGTCGGTGGCATCACGTTTACCCACCTGTGCCTTGTCGCTTTCGCCGTTGGCCTGGGCAACCTGGTCTTTGATGTGGCCTGCCAGGCGCAGATGCCGGACATCGTCGGTGAGGACGGCGACCTTGTGCAGGCCAACGGCGCGCTGCAGACCACCTCCGGCATCGCCTCGCTCACCGCCCCGGGCCTCGTGGGAGTCTTTATCGCCACGGTAGGTGCGCCCCTCGCCATGCTTATCGACGCCTTCTCCTACCTCATCTCCGCCGCCAGCCTCCGCATGATTGGGCCCGATTCCTCTACCGCCACCGCCGACGCCACCGTATGGGAGGACGTGAAGACCGGCGTGGGCTCCGTCGTGCGCGATAACCGCTTGCTCGGCCTCACCGGCGCGGGTGCGGCCGTCTCGCTGGGGATGAACGCAGCTTTCTCTGTTCTCATGGTGTTCCTCGCACGTGAGCTGCACGTCAGCACCATCGGCATCGGGCTGGTTTTCCTCGCCATCGCTCTGCTCGGAGCCACCGGCGCGCTGACAGCACACCACCTGGCCAAGGCTGTGGGCGCTGGACGGGTGCTCCTGTGGGGGCCTGTGGTGGCAGCCGTGGGACTGGTGTGCATGGCGCCTGCCGGCCATGTCACGACCCCGCTGCTCCTCATCTACCTTGGGGCAGGCTTGTGCGGCTGGGGCATCATGACCAGCCAAGCTCTTGCCGCCGGCCTGCGCCAAGCCTTCGCCCCTGAAGAGATTCGCGGCCGCGTACTAGGCACGATGCGCTTTGTGGAATGGGGCATCATGCCGGTCGGCGCGCTCCTCGGCGGCTTCGCAGGCCAGCTGCTCGGGGTGGCCCCGGCCGTCGCCTTCTCCGGTGCACTCGTAGCCACCGGCTCCGTGTGGGTCCTCACCACCGGCCTGGCGCGCCTACACAGCGTGCCGATTCCCTGA
- a CDS encoding TetR/AcrR family transcriptional regulator, protein MSQIITRDAIVEAAIAIGDEKGLERVSMRAVAGRLGVQAMSLYHHVRNKAELLDAIHEHLILELTLPAESPTWEAALRSAAGAYRALALRHPNLFVLVATRPISTPAEIAHIAPALTVFDEAGIPPEQQLFSVQSFFCALNGYLLAEVAPTPGHAEVPDSPIPVPPEGAPSVLTLLASLDSQQPSGTAGENFLAASFDAFVDVFLTGLAERLGVQ, encoded by the coding sequence GTGTCACAAATCATTACGCGCGATGCCATCGTCGAGGCAGCCATCGCCATTGGTGATGAAAAGGGCCTCGAGCGTGTGTCCATGCGTGCCGTCGCGGGCCGCCTGGGCGTGCAGGCGATGTCCCTCTACCACCACGTGCGCAACAAGGCCGAGCTTCTCGACGCCATCCACGAACACCTCATCCTCGAACTCACCCTCCCCGCGGAGTCCCCAACCTGGGAGGCAGCACTGCGCAGCGCTGCCGGTGCCTACCGCGCCCTCGCCCTGCGCCACCCCAATCTCTTCGTGCTCGTGGCTACCCGTCCGATTTCCACACCGGCGGAAATCGCGCACATCGCGCCGGCGTTGACAGTCTTCGACGAGGCAGGAATCCCTCCCGAGCAGCAGCTCTTTAGCGTTCAGTCATTCTTCTGCGCGCTCAACGGTTACCTCTTGGCGGAGGTTGCCCCCACGCCCGGCCACGCCGAGGTGCCCGATTCCCCCATCCCCGTCCCGCCAGAAGGAGCCCCTTCTGTCTTGACTCTCCTCGCTTCCCTCGACAGCCAGCAGCCTTCTGGCACGGCGGGCGAGAACTTCCTCGCCGCTTCCTTCGACGCCTTCGTCGATGTCTTCCTCACCGGACTGGCCGAACGCCTAGGTGTGCAGTAG
- a CDS encoding trypsin-like serine protease, with amino-acid sequence MFSGFLASILSVLVAVASVFGVPHAAPGTSDGSGDSAASEVLQATSQVAVNDDRVAAVWMNGARECSAGYIGNDWWLTATHCLGRNLRLTQTDGDSAKVVASTPVAEKSDIALLKAEPMDAEAFELPDRPLRVNEKLFLVGYGGSHTFASEAVSRIEQTGVTYEIQNHEFENLLKSHSLFASRSCSGDSGAPLYQDETIFAVHTGGEENESCEDGTRRLMWHSEIYPYVDNLTALMKSYDEEEAAARLAETEAAIVRQARAQERRQAPAEKPSEERTEQPEKDRSSSLSSLSSR; translated from the coding sequence GTGTTCTCAGGTTTTCTCGCATCCATACTGTCCGTCCTCGTAGCGGTAGCTTCCGTGTTCGGGGTTCCCCATGCCGCACCCGGCACCTCGGACGGCTCCGGTGACTCCGCAGCATCCGAGGTCCTGCAGGCCACGAGCCAGGTCGCTGTGAACGATGACCGCGTAGCCGCGGTGTGGATGAATGGCGCGAGGGAATGTTCAGCGGGGTACATCGGCAATGATTGGTGGCTTACGGCCACGCACTGTTTAGGCCGCAACCTGCGTCTTACCCAGACAGACGGGGATAGCGCCAAGGTAGTTGCGTCGACTCCGGTGGCGGAGAAATCGGACATTGCTTTGCTCAAAGCGGAACCCATGGATGCTGAGGCCTTCGAGCTTCCCGACCGCCCCCTGCGCGTCAACGAAAAGCTTTTCCTCGTGGGCTACGGCGGTTCCCATACGTTCGCCTCGGAGGCCGTGTCCCGCATTGAGCAAACCGGCGTGACCTACGAAATCCAAAACCACGAGTTTGAGAACCTGCTTAAATCCCATTCCCTGTTCGCGTCGCGCTCTTGCAGCGGTGATTCCGGCGCCCCGCTTTACCAGGACGAGACCATCTTCGCCGTACACACCGGTGGCGAGGAAAATGAGTCCTGCGAGGACGGCACGCGCCGCCTCATGTGGCACAGCGAGATCTACCCATATGTGGACAACCTCACCGCGCTGATGAAGAGCTACGACGAGGAGGAAGCGGCCGCGCGTCTGGCGGAGACTGAGGCCGCCATCGTGCGCCAAGCCCGCGCCCAAGAGCGCCGCCAAGCTCCCGCAGAAAAGCCATCCGAAGAGCGCACCGAGCAGCCAGAGAAAGACCGCAGCAGCAGCCTGAGCAGCCTCTCCTCGCGCTAA
- a CDS encoding lipase family alpha/beta hydrolase: MKHGFLQRAFLAILLGTSAPVPAHAQTMETSASLELGINDPECQPTGPVTEPVVLLHGTSANSAEWNDLIPKLTEQGMCVWAFDYGGDDLAFQNAYPYMKGIADLESSGREIAQHIEYIRGVTGAEKVNLVGFSQGGLHTKSYAQLYGSPDEVRRVVTIGANFHGTTWGDRATPLSTAAKIAPDVTNFVGTSAGIQQLQGSDFMENLNQLPDTAPGITYTSIYSPADNTVTPNETSQLTAVPGADVANVESVPVEHGKLPHDPRVHELIVWGLTR, from the coding sequence ATGAAACACGGCTTTCTGCAGCGCGCGTTCCTCGCCATTCTCCTCGGTACCTCTGCACCCGTTCCAGCCCATGCTCAAACGATGGAGACGTCTGCCTCCTTGGAGCTCGGCATCAATGACCCAGAATGCCAGCCCACAGGACCCGTCACCGAGCCGGTCGTCCTTCTCCACGGCACTTCGGCGAACTCGGCCGAGTGGAACGATCTCATCCCTAAGCTCACCGAGCAGGGCATGTGCGTGTGGGCCTTCGACTACGGTGGGGATGACCTGGCCTTCCAGAACGCCTACCCGTACATGAAGGGCATTGCGGATTTAGAGTCCTCCGGGCGTGAAATCGCCCAGCATATCGAGTACATCCGCGGCGTTACTGGGGCAGAGAAAGTAAACCTCGTGGGCTTTTCCCAGGGTGGGCTGCACACCAAGTCCTATGCACAGCTTTATGGTTCACCCGATGAGGTGCGCCGCGTGGTCACGATTGGCGCGAACTTTCACGGGACAACATGGGGCGACAGAGCAACGCCCCTAAGCACGGCGGCAAAAATCGCGCCCGATGTGACCAATTTTGTTGGAACCAGTGCCGGTATCCAGCAGCTGCAGGGTTCGGACTTTATGGAGAATCTCAACCAGTTGCCGGACACCGCGCCGGGGATCACCTACACCTCTATCTATTCACCCGCAGACAACACTGTGACGCCGAATGAGACCTCGCAGTTAACTGCAGTTCCGGGCGCGGACGTGGCCAACGTGGAGTCAGTTCCGGTCGAGCACGGAAAACTGCCCCATGATCCGCGCGTACACGAGCTGATCGTGTGGGGGCTCACGCGCTAG
- a CDS encoding VC0807 family protein, whose protein sequence is MSLNPRLLNFLILGVFDVGLAILLFQLVDSATGNHVYAYLAASIGPLIGGIIQHVRQKSFSGISALIFAFNLAAALATLIGGTDERLLLVKGSVITGVFGLLFLGSLALGKPLAFYFGQRFGTDGTKEGVAYWNGLWQYPTFRASQRYITIVWGVVFLLEAIIRIVAAYSLPFTTAYWLSNALPFVALAICLTATFVIASRTRRSAPTPA, encoded by the coding sequence ATGAGTCTCAATCCGCGCCTGCTCAACTTCCTCATCCTCGGCGTCTTCGACGTCGGCCTCGCCATCCTCCTGTTTCAACTGGTTGACTCCGCAACCGGCAACCACGTCTACGCCTACCTAGCCGCCAGCATCGGCCCCCTCATCGGTGGCATCATCCAGCACGTGCGGCAAAAATCCTTTTCTGGGATTTCTGCACTGATCTTTGCATTCAACCTTGCCGCGGCCTTAGCCACGCTGATCGGTGGCACCGATGAGCGCCTCCTTCTAGTTAAAGGCAGCGTTATTACCGGTGTTTTCGGCCTGCTCTTCCTTGGTAGCCTTGCCCTGGGCAAGCCCCTCGCCTTCTACTTTGGCCAGCGCTTTGGCACCGATGGCACGAAGGAAGGCGTGGCCTACTGGAATGGGTTGTGGCAATACCCGACCTTCCGCGCTTCCCAGCGCTACATCACTATCGTGTGGGGCGTAGTGTTCCTACTCGAAGCAATCATCCGCATCGTCGCCGCCTATTCTCTCCCCTTCACCACCGCCTACTGGCTGTCGAATGCGTTGCCTTTCGTGGCCCTCGCTATCTGCTTGACGGCTACCTTCGTCATTGCCTCACGCACCCGCAGGTCCGCGCCGACCCCGGCCTAG
- a CDS encoding CHY zinc finger protein: protein MIQGAIDAEGRCRHWHTLVDVVANKCRTCTGWFACSLCHAELTDHEFGAMPKYELCVMCGACGRQMTYAEYAGDEASPAYECPACGHAFNTGCALHAGTYFR, encoded by the coding sequence ATGATCCAGGGAGCCATCGACGCGGAAGGGCGGTGCCGGCACTGGCACACGCTTGTCGACGTCGTCGCGAACAAGTGCCGCACCTGTACCGGTTGGTTCGCGTGTTCCCTGTGCCATGCGGAATTAACTGACCACGAGTTTGGCGCCATGCCGAAATACGAACTCTGCGTCATGTGCGGGGCGTGCGGACGTCAGATGACGTATGCCGAGTATGCCGGCGATGAAGCAAGCCCAGCATACGAATGCCCCGCGTGCGGGCATGCCTTCAATACCGGCTGCGCGCTACACGCGGGGACGTATTTTCGCTAG
- a CDS encoding M20/M25/M40 family metallo-hydrolase produces MTLYDDTLALLQELIRNACVNDLTPDSGHEVRNADTLERFFEGTPVEIQRYESHPGRVTLVATVPGDPDKEPLTLMGHTDVVPVDEPKWTKPPFDGVIEDGKLYGRGAVDMLFITATMAAVTRDVAKRGNPGGTLAFVGMADEEARGGLGSIWMDEHHPEAYSVRNCLSETGGSHLPGALGFNVGEKGAGQRRLHVHGDAGHGSTPFGKDFAIVKIGEVARRIAAAEPPVATDEVWQGFVKTFRFDPETEAALLDGSADPTHYEQFGNLAAYAHAFSHTTISQTVLRAGGAINVLPSHAYLEMDIRPFPGQTQDELDEFLRDALGDMADEVEIEHLITEDATQSSTDTELWRCIEETAHEFFPDKEVLPVLATGGSDLRVARRRGGNAYGFALHAEDRDMASANSQLHSHDEHLYLEDLDLTVKAYSSLVDRFLGQEH; encoded by the coding sequence ATGACTCTCTACGACGACACCCTGGCCCTCCTCCAAGAGCTCATCCGCAATGCCTGCGTCAACGATCTCACGCCGGATTCCGGCCACGAGGTTCGCAACGCCGACACCCTGGAGCGCTTCTTCGAGGGGACACCGGTGGAGATTCAGCGCTACGAGTCCCATCCGGGCCGCGTCACCCTCGTCGCCACCGTTCCGGGCGACCCGGACAAGGAGCCGCTGACCCTCATGGGCCACACGGATGTCGTGCCCGTCGACGAGCCAAAGTGGACCAAGCCGCCCTTCGACGGCGTTATCGAAGACGGCAAGCTCTACGGCCGCGGCGCGGTGGACATGCTGTTCATTACGGCGACGATGGCGGCGGTAACGAGGGATGTGGCCAAGCGCGGCAACCCCGGCGGCACCCTGGCGTTTGTGGGCATGGCGGACGAAGAGGCCCGCGGCGGCCTGGGTTCCATCTGGATGGACGAGCACCACCCGGAGGCGTACTCGGTGCGCAACTGCCTGTCGGAGACCGGCGGCAGCCACCTGCCCGGCGCGCTGGGTTTCAACGTGGGCGAGAAGGGCGCCGGCCAGCGCCGCCTACACGTGCACGGCGATGCCGGCCATGGTTCAACGCCGTTTGGCAAGGATTTTGCCATCGTCAAGATTGGTGAGGTGGCGCGCCGCATTGCCGCGGCTGAGCCGCCGGTGGCTACAGACGAGGTATGGCAGGGCTTCGTCAAGACCTTCCGCTTTGACCCGGAAACGGAGGCCGCGCTTCTCGACGGCTCCGCAGACCCCACCCACTACGAGCAATTCGGCAACCTTGCCGCCTATGCCCACGCCTTCTCACACACCACCATCTCCCAGACGGTGCTGCGCGCCGGTGGCGCCATCAACGTTTTGCCCTCCCATGCCTACCTGGAGATGGACATCCGCCCCTTCCCTGGCCAGACCCAAGACGAGCTCGACGAGTTCCTGCGCGACGCCCTTGGTGACATGGCCGACGAGGTAGAAATCGAGCACCTTATTACTGAGGACGCCACGCAGTCTTCCACCGATACTGAGCTGTGGCGCTGCATCGAGGAGACAGCCCACGAGTTCTTCCCGGATAAGGAAGTGCTGCCGGTGTTGGCCACGGGTGGTTCGGACCTGCGCGTGGCGCGCCGCCGCGGCGGCAACGCCTACGGCTTTGCCCTGCATGCAGAAGACCGCGATATGGCCAGCGCGAACTCGCAGCTGCACAGCCACGACGAGCACCTCTACCTAGAAGACTTGGATTTGACTGTGAAGGCGTATTCTTCGCTAGTAGATCGCTTCCTGGGGCAGGAGCACTAG
- the bioB gene encoding biotin synthase BioB: protein MSIVDIARDKALEQGIGLNQEELLQVLQIPDEQLEEIADIAHKTRLKWCGPDVSVEGIISIKTGGCPEDCHFCSQSGLFESPVRAARLNIPELVEAAKKTAKSGATEFCIVAAVKAPDENLLAQVAEAIPAILDEVDIEISLSLGTLTLEQAQRLKDMGAQRYNHNLETSKSFFPNVVTTHTWEERKETLDNVRAVGMEVCSGGIIGMGESLEDRAEFAYQLAQIEPCEVPMNFLDPRPGTPFADRPLVPLGEALRAVAAFRLAMPSVTLRFAGGRELSLGDDGTEQGLLGGINAIIAGNYLTTLGKQIEKDVDMLGRIDLPIKAL, encoded by the coding sequence ATGAGCATCGTAGATATCGCGCGTGACAAGGCCCTCGAACAGGGCATCGGCCTCAACCAAGAGGAACTCCTCCAGGTCCTCCAGATCCCCGATGAGCAGCTGGAAGAGATCGCTGACATCGCCCACAAGACCCGTTTGAAGTGGTGTGGCCCGGACGTATCCGTGGAGGGCATCATCTCCATCAAGACCGGCGGCTGTCCGGAAGACTGCCACTTCTGTTCACAGTCCGGCCTGTTCGAGTCACCCGTGCGCGCCGCCCGCCTCAACATCCCGGAGCTGGTGGAGGCCGCGAAGAAGACTGCCAAGTCTGGTGCGACTGAGTTCTGCATTGTTGCCGCGGTGAAGGCCCCGGATGAAAACCTCCTGGCCCAGGTCGCCGAGGCGATCCCCGCCATCCTCGATGAGGTTGACATCGAAATTTCGCTGTCCCTGGGCACGCTCACCCTGGAGCAGGCGCAGCGCCTCAAGGACATGGGCGCCCAGCGCTACAACCACAACCTGGAGACCTCCAAGTCCTTCTTCCCCAACGTGGTCACCACCCACACCTGGGAAGAGCGCAAGGAGACCCTCGACAACGTCCGCGCCGTGGGCATGGAGGTCTGCTCCGGCGGCATCATCGGCATGGGTGAGTCCCTGGAGGACCGCGCCGAGTTCGCTTACCAGCTGGCCCAGATCGAGCCGTGCGAGGTTCCGATGAACTTCCTTGACCCGCGCCCGGGCACCCCGTTTGCGGATCGCCCCCTGGTCCCGCTGGGTGAAGCGCTGCGCGCGGTGGCCGCCTTCCGCCTGGCCATGCCGTCGGTGACCCTCCGTTTCGCAGGTGGCCGCGAGCTCTCCCTCGGTGACGATGGCACCGAGCAGGGCCTCCTCGGCGGCATCAACGCGATTATCGCCGGCAACTACCTCACCACGCTGGGCAAGCAGATTGAGAAGGACGTCGACATGCTCGGCCGCATCGATCTGCCCATCAAGGCCCTCTAA
- the bsaP gene encoding biotin synthase auxiliary protein BsaP: protein MAPSRSESTELVAAVLAGEEPLFHPNTGKPLSENFPLHPAAAAGLDVPRYCQLCGRRMVVQVRPDGWSARCSRHGELDSDDIYEETLG from the coding sequence ATGGCCCCTTCACGGAGCGAGTCGACCGAGCTCGTCGCCGCGGTCCTCGCCGGGGAGGAACCACTGTTTCACCCCAACACCGGCAAGCCGCTCAGTGAGAATTTTCCGCTCCACCCAGCGGCGGCGGCCGGCCTCGACGTGCCGCGCTACTGCCAGCTGTGCGGGCGCCGCATGGTGGTCCAGGTTCGCCCCGATGGCTGGAGCGCACGCTGCTCGCGCCACGGCGAGCTCGATTCTGACGATATCTACGAGGAGACGCTGGGCTAG
- a CDS encoding Sir2 family NAD-dependent protein deacetylase, with protein MDPAVAHAHQSALRSISRVVSEIATPTPPELALADVSRQLRNGNVMVLTGAGVSTESGVPDYRGPQGSLSRHRPMTYQEFLHDPSASHRYWARAFVGWRVMNAAAPNRTHYALVELERAGLLEGLVTQNVDGLHEEAGQRNLITLHGDMQHVVCLSCGYEERRADYDARAAAANPGFLQRWVVDKADVNPDGDVALSKEAVAEFVMPGCVRCGSQRLKPDVVYFGEPVPTAKKDAAYEMVAAAESLLVAGSSLAVMSGFRFVLEAKKQGKRVATINGGPGRADDRVDTLWRTQVGPAFDALLDALDL; from the coding sequence ATGGATCCCGCCGTCGCCCACGCCCACCAGTCCGCGCTGCGCTCGATCTCCCGCGTCGTCTCCGAAATAGCGACGCCGACACCACCGGAGCTGGCGCTTGCCGACGTCTCCCGCCAACTCCGCAACGGCAACGTCATGGTCCTCACGGGTGCTGGCGTCTCAACGGAATCCGGCGTGCCGGACTATCGCGGGCCGCAAGGCTCGCTCAGCCGCCACCGGCCCATGACGTACCAGGAGTTTCTCCACGATCCTTCCGCCTCGCACCGCTACTGGGCCCGCGCCTTTGTGGGCTGGCGCGTCATGAATGCCGCCGCCCCCAACCGCACGCACTACGCGCTCGTGGAGCTTGAGCGCGCCGGGTTGCTTGAGGGCCTCGTGACCCAGAACGTGGACGGCCTCCACGAGGAGGCGGGCCAACGCAACCTCATTACCCTGCACGGAGATATGCAACACGTGGTGTGCTTGAGCTGTGGTTATGAGGAGAGGCGGGCAGACTACGATGCCCGCGCCGCCGCGGCGAATCCGGGGTTCCTGCAGCGGTGGGTCGTGGATAAGGCGGACGTGAACCCGGACGGTGACGTGGCGCTGAGCAAGGAAGCGGTTGCGGAATTCGTGATGCCCGGGTGTGTGCGCTGCGGCTCGCAACGCCTCAAGCCGGATGTTGTGTATTTCGGCGAGCCCGTGCCCACCGCGAAGAAGGACGCCGCCTATGAGATGGTCGCGGCCGCCGAGTCTCTGCTGGTTGCGGGGTCCTCGCTGGCAGTCATGAGCGGGTTTCGCTTCGTGCTTGAGGCCAAGAAGCAGGGCAAGCGCGTGGCCACCATCAACGGCGGGCCGGGCCGCGCCGATGACCGCGTGGACACGCTGTGGCGCACCCAGGTGGGTCCGGCTTTCGATGCGCTTCTCGACGCCCTCGACCTCTAA
- a CDS encoding esterase/lipase family protein yields the protein MSTPPLPLGARMRARGVCEDDWSARPTAERSWPVILIHGTCDTKGVWQVLAGMLREAGWAVFAPDYGTRATGPIPDSARQVDAYIDAVLTVTGAEKVILVGHSQGGLLARYWMRMHGGAGRVHHVVCVSAPNHGTTQGGIASPLFKSERQEDVVRSLIDGWFGPAGMQQIVGSEIVEATNRESEVEPGVSYTCIATRSDAVVVPPTTCFLTGPKVRNVFVQDVERRALIRHEDMPMDKRVCGIILEDLEQLAEASGARND from the coding sequence ATGTCCACTCCCCCGCTTCCCCTCGGCGCCCGAATGCGCGCCCGCGGCGTGTGTGAAGACGACTGGTCCGCGCGCCCCACCGCCGAACGGTCCTGGCCTGTCATCCTCATCCATGGAACGTGTGACACGAAGGGCGTGTGGCAGGTCCTCGCCGGCATGCTGAGGGAGGCCGGCTGGGCGGTCTTCGCCCCCGATTACGGCACGCGCGCCACCGGCCCCATTCCGGATTCGGCGCGGCAGGTGGATGCCTACATTGATGCTGTCCTGACGGTGACCGGTGCTGAGAAGGTCATCCTCGTGGGCCATTCCCAGGGCGGTTTGCTCGCGCGCTACTGGATGCGCATGCACGGTGGCGCGGGGCGCGTCCACCACGTCGTGTGCGTCAGCGCGCCCAACCACGGCACCACGCAGGGCGGCATCGCCAGCCCCCTGTTCAAGAGTGAGCGCCAGGAGGACGTGGTGCGCTCGCTTATCGACGGCTGGTTCGGCCCCGCCGGCATGCAACAAATCGTCGGCAGCGAGATCGTGGAGGCCACGAACCGCGAGAGCGAAGTGGAACCCGGCGTGAGCTATACGTGCATTGCCACGCGGTCCGACGCCGTCGTGGTCCCGCCCACCACCTGTTTCCTCACCGGTCCGAAGGTGCGCAATGTCTTTGTCCAAGACGTCGAGCGGCGCGCGCTCATCCGACACGAGGACATGCCCATGGACAAGCGAGTGTGCGGGATCATTCTGGAGGACCTAGAGCAACTCGCGGAGGCGAGTGGTGCGAGAAACGATTAG
- a CDS encoding MarR family winged helix-turn-helix transcriptional regulator codes for MSLHLEDQLCFSLYRAARSVIRAYDPLLKELDITYPQYLMLMILWEVKEPITLEAMEERLQPETGTYEGLVQGLQESGLATVEDGKVTITQKGIDLEPRAVCIPETILNEYRQSGVDLVEFRESLEIVRDAGDASQMEYPH; via the coding sequence ATGTCTCTCCACCTTGAAGACCAGTTGTGTTTTTCGCTGTACCGTGCCGCGCGCTCGGTGATTCGCGCCTATGATCCCTTGCTCAAGGAGCTCGACATCACCTACCCGCAGTACCTCATGCTCATGATTCTGTGGGAAGTTAAGGAGCCGATCACCCTGGAGGCCATGGAGGAGCGCCTCCAGCCGGAGACCGGCACCTACGAAGGCCTCGTGCAGGGCCTGCAGGAGTCCGGCTTGGCCACCGTCGAAGACGGCAAGGTCACCATCACCCAGAAGGGCATTGACCTCGAACCGCGCGCGGTGTGCATCCCGGAGACCATCCTCAACGAGTACCGCCAGTCCGGCGTGGACCTTGTTGAGTTCCGCGAGTCCCTGGAGATTGTCCGCGACGCCGGAGACGCCTCCCAAATGGAGTATCCGCACTAG